The Synergistaceae bacterium genome has a segment encoding these proteins:
- a CDS encoding sodium:proton antiporter, whose translation MEQTTPRTPTFNQALLVLLVVAAIISYGVLDIQFESGAVFGLALSAHIPLFLAAVFTAVMGAVYVGKPWRDVEEGMINGITVALQAVLILLAVGGLIGAWILSGVVPTMIYYGLNLLSPEYFLLASLLI comes from the coding sequence ATGGAACAGACAACACCAAGGACCCCCACTTTCAACCAGGCTCTCCTGGTGCTATTGGTCGTTGCGGCCATCATCAGCTACGGAGTGCTTGACATTCAATTCGAGTCAGGCGCCGTCTTCGGACTCGCCCTTTCGGCCCACATCCCGCTCTTTCTTGCGGCGGTCTTCACGGCCGTCATGGGTGCCGTCTACGTTGGAAAACCATGGAGAGATGTCGAAGAGGGAATGATCAACGGCATAACAGTTGCTCTCCAGGCCGTCCTCATCCTTCTTGCGGTCGGAGGCCTCATCGGTGCGTGGATCTTGAGCGGAGTGGTGCCGACCATGATCTACTACGGCCTCAACCTCCTCTCCCCCGAGTACTTCCTGCTCGCCTCCCTGCTGATC